The following coding sequences lie in one Pseudomonadota bacterium genomic window:
- a CDS encoding tetratricopeptide repeat protein translates to MTINTVVAYSFPFREFEEGDPVPDVTLQNYEQGKDPISFSKIKGNPFVAVFWGADMPEKMKHAAETLKEVHALAPFLAERNIRLFSVNIQGDVSTIIDTVISQSTDKIPVYLDQDRVAYGTLGVFVMPAVLVVDKDGKVFAGMGYSHDMVDRLKGAIEIMLGEKTKEQVEAELHPEMIEKSAEEKAGNRHLNFGLVLLKRGLQDPAIREFEKALEVNPELNQARIELSCLYLDKGQLDEAQGAISKGLELEPDSLRGKICLGKIKLKKGQLADAAADFKAIQNDNPGNHESHYYLGKVYEEQKLLKEAMAEYKLAFEILQKEIRAKDPDLNGEILK, encoded by the coding sequence ATGACAATCAACACGGTTGTCGCCTATTCTTTCCCTTTCCGTGAATTTGAGGAAGGTGACCCCGTTCCGGATGTAACGCTGCAAAATTATGAGCAAGGCAAGGACCCCATCAGTTTTTCAAAAATAAAAGGTAATCCTTTCGTCGCAGTATTCTGGGGTGCCGATATGCCTGAAAAAATGAAGCACGCAGCAGAAACCCTCAAAGAAGTTCATGCCCTTGCCCCATTTCTTGCAGAACGTAATATCCGGCTGTTTTCCGTAAATATCCAGGGAGACGTATCAACTATTATCGATACCGTCATCAGCCAGTCAACCGACAAAATTCCGGTGTATCTTGATCAGGACCGTGTGGCATATGGGACTCTGGGCGTGTTTGTGATGCCCGCCGTGCTGGTGGTGGACAAAGACGGCAAGGTTTTCGCAGGCATGGGATACAGTCATGACATGGTTGACCGGCTCAAAGGTGCGATTGAAATTATGCTCGGTGAAAAAACCAAGGAGCAGGTTGAGGCCGAACTCCACCCTGAAATGATTGAAAAATCCGCAGAAGAAAAGGCCGGAAACCGCCACCTCAATTTCGGGCTCGTTCTGTTGAAGCGCGGGCTTCAGGACCCCGCCATCCGTGAATTCGAAAAAGCCCTTGAAGTCAACCCGGAACTCAACCAGGCTCGTATTGAACTGAGTTGTCTGTATCTTGATAAAGGTCAACTTGATGAAGCACAGGGAGCAATCAGCAAAGGCCTTGAATTAGAACCCGATTCACTGCGCGGCAAAATCTGCCTCGGGAAAATCAAGCTCAAAAAAGGGCAATTGGCCGATGCTGCAGCCGATTTCAAGGCTATTCAAAATGATAATCCGGGCAATCATGAATCCCATTACTATCTCGGCAAGGTTTATGAGGAGCAGAAACTCCTGAAGGAGGCCATGGCGGAATATAAACTGGCTTTCGAGATTCTTCAAAAAGAAATACGGGCAAAAGACCCGGATCTCAATGGTGAAATTCTTAAATAA